One genomic region from Homalodisca vitripennis isolate AUS2020 chromosome 6, UT_GWSS_2.1, whole genome shotgun sequence encodes:
- the LOC124365180 gene encoding cylicin-1-like, with the protein MYSPRGEDPVIIQSSVYLTTVLGSMLVEFAPEVAESIRKKLKEIWQKLTGGKSTGGNKNRDSKSANRRGSKQSRKDKSRDQDSDDEEGSQKASNTDEDDQGSKKKDSKKRKGKTSNRKDNKKTQQSDESKSKKDNNSTDEDDEDRKKESPKTRKDEKPNTKEKKKAPKSDERSKDNISVASRASLGRRSSSMSNRQTNVERRPSTTSQKSRERSRYHG; encoded by the exons ATGTACTCACCACGGGG GGAAGATCCGGTTATTATTCAGAGTTCTGTATATCTAACTACTGTTTTGGGGTCTATGCTGGTAGA GTTCGCCCCAGAGGTAGCAGAATCTATACGGAAGAAGTTAAAAGAAATATGGCAAAAGCTAACAGGAGGAAAATCCACCGGAGGTAATAAAAACAGAGATTCAAAGAGTGCCAATCGTAGAGGTTCGAAGCAAAGTCGTAAAGATAAAAGCCGTGATCAGGATTCTGATGATGAGGAGGGAAGCCAGAAGGCTAGTAATACAGACGAAGATGACCAAGGAAGTAAGAAGAAAGattctaaaaaaagaaaaggaaaaacgTCCAATAGGAAGGATAACAAGAAAACTCAACAGTCAGATGAATCCAAAAGTAAGAAAGATAACAATTCTACAGATGAGGACGACGAAGACAGAAAAAAAGAATCCCCTAAAACAAGAAAAGATGAAAAGCCCAATACAAAAGAGAAAAAGAAAGCCCCAAAGTCTGATGAGCGGTCTAAAGATAACATATCTGTAGCTTCTCGCGCTTCCCTTGGTCGTCGTTCTTCGTCAATGTCAAATCGACAAACCAATGTGGAACGGAGGCCATCTACCACCAGTCAAAAATCAAGAGAAAGGTCCAGATATCATGGCTGA